From the genome of Prosthecobacter fusiformis:
TCGTATTGGGACCCGCCGCAGGATCTCCTGTAAAGATGGCCGTTGTGAGAGTGCTCATCACCTGGGGAAGCAGGACTTCATTGCCGTAAAGGGCGCTGTCCAGGATGCGGCGCTGAGTATCGGTATGGGTGAAATGGTCTAACAAAGACTTCTGTAATTGGGCGATGCGTTCATGCAGCTTCGGTGCCTCGTCCTCATGGCGGAAGTCAAAGCCGCGCCGCTGCTGCTGGAGGTGGGAGATGAGATCCGGTGGCAGGCTCCACGCATCTGGACTGAATGCGTATTGGCCAATGGCGGCAAGTGCGGCCTCCTGCCGGACTTTGGGTGCTGGCACATAGGGGGTGGTCCCAGGCGCCTGGCCGACAAAGGCGCGCTCCACATAAACCCCGCCGATGTAACGGGACATCGCGACAAGAGCATTGGCGGACTCGCTGGTCAGGGTGATGTAGGCCTGGGTGAGGCTGTGCCAGCTTTCATCCTGGCGCGGCTCTTTGGTGAGAAGCTCCGCCAAGCGGGCTTTGACAAGTTCGCAACGCTGGCTGCCATAGGCGACGGGGTCCGCGCTCATGTCGTAGATCATCGCGCGTGGGTCGATGCCGCTGCCGACGCTGCGCATGTCATCCGCGTCATTGCCAAAAGCCAGCTCAGGCTGATGCGAGCGGGCGGCGATTTTCTTCAGCCGTTTCACATCCGCTTCGGGATCCTCCAGCGCCTCACTGTAGCCATACTCGATGGCCCAGTGGTCATAGGGACCGGGTTTGGTGATGTAATACTCGCCCTGCTTCACGCCCAGCGGGGCGATGTTGGCGGGCATGTAATCCATGACTGAGCCGGTGAGCCCTGTCTTTGAGGTGACCTCTTTCTGATGGATGGTGACGGCATCGTAAAGATGGCTGGCGCGGAAATTATGATTGAGTCCCAGGGTATGGCCCACCTCATGCAGGACGAGCTTGATCAGGGCCTCGCGTGTCAGGTCCTTCATCTCCGCATCCGTGCCGCTGCGGAGACGCAGGGCAGCATTGCCAAAGAGGAGGCCCTGCTGGGCAAATTTGCTGTCCAGGCACAGATGCGGATCCCGGCTGCTGGCGGTGGTTGTTTCATCTTCGGCCGAGGCCAGGCCCAGCTCCGTGAAGAGGCGCTGGCTGCGCAGGCGGTTGGTCAGGAAACTGAATTCCAGCATGATGTCCGCCCCCAGGATCTGGCCGGTGCGGGGATTCACAAAACTGGGTCCGTAACCGCCAAAGGGCGGATTCGGTGAAGACGTCCAGCGCAGCACATTGTAGTTGATGTCACCCGCGTCCCAGGTCGCATTGTCCGACTGCTGCTTCACCACGATGGCGTCTTTAAATCCAGCCGTCTCAAAGGCCTGGTTCCAACGCAGCGTGGCCTCGCGGATCACATCACGGAGCTCCACCGGCGTGGTGTTTTCGATCCAGAAAACTATGGGCTGCACCGGCTCACTTAGCTTTGTGCCCGGCTTCTGTTTTACCAGATGCCAGCGGTGGATGACATCACGGAAAGGAGTAGACCCTGTGCTCGTCATGTCCGTCACCTGGGTGCTGAAATAGCCCACACGCGGATCATCAAACCGTGGTTTGAAGTCATTCACGGGCACGCGGATCAGGTTATGCTGCACCCGGATGCTGACATAACGCGGATCCGTGATTTCATCAGCCTTCACCTTGTCGTCATTGGACCAGGAGGGGGCGGCGTTTTCATAGACGTATTCCACGAGCACGGCGGTATTGTCAGGGTAGCCATTGATCTTTTGCATCTTCGTCTTCGTCTCGGACAGCTTGCCCAGAACTGCCTTGTTACCCTCGCTGCCGATGGGCTTGATCATGAGCAGGCTTTCCCGCAGAAAGAGGTTGGTGGCCGAAATCAGGTAACCATTGGCATCATCCGCGACGATGGATTCGCTGGCCATCACTGCGTGGGAGGTATTGGCCTTGGCGGCACGGGAAAGCGGATTCTGCGGATCAAAATAAAACGCCGTGTTTTCCGCGATGAACTCGATCCGCTCAAAGGTGCGGGCGATGCGGAAGATCCGTTCATCGCCATACTGCCCGCGGTTGTGCCCGGCCTGGACGACACCGTCCATGGTCTGGTTAAAGTAAATGAACTCAGGTCCCAACTGGTCCTTTTTCACATACAGATGCAGTGTGCCCTTGTCCCGGTCGAGGTAGAATTCGAACAGCCCCGTGATGTGCTGATGCCCCCGGGTGACCTCTGCCAGGGTCTTCCGTTTCGCGGTGACGGTGGGTTTGGTTCCTGTTTTTTCCTCCTTCTTTTCCGCCACGGGGGCCTTGGCTGGCTCAGGCTTCACCTCCGGCTTTTCTGGCGGCGCAGGCGGCGGTCCAGGGATGGGGCCCGGTGCTGGTTTGGGTTCCGGGGAAGGGGCCGGTTTGGGGGCTGGCTCCGCAGCGTTGAGGAAAGTCGCAAAACAGACGAGGCAGGTCAGAAGCAGGCGCATGGTGACATGGAACGCGCCAGCTTCAGCATCCCTTGGATATGTCTTGCAAAATGTCGTTTGGATTAAGCCAGCCGCGCTTGCTCAATGAATTCTTGAACCATCGTCAGGTCTTTGATGCCGGGGGCGGATTCGACACCGCTGGCGACGTCCACTCCGGCAGGGTGGGTTTGCAGGATGGCTTCGCGGATATTGGCAGGGGTGAGACCGCCGGAGAGGATGATTTTCTTTTCTGGAAACTGCTCCTGGGCGATGACCGCCAGCTCCCAGGGGAATGTTTCTCCCGTTCCTCCGTAGAGACCTGGATTGAAGGCATCCAGCAGAATGGTATCGCAAGGAAAGCTGCCGATTTGCTCCAGCGATTCGCGGTCACGCACTTGAAGGGCTTTGATCACGTGAGCTCCCGCGTCCAGCAGTTGCCCCACTTCAGTCGGGGACTCGTCTCCATGAAGTTGGAGAATGTGCACCAAAGATTCCTGGATGAGCAGATCTAGCAACGGACGATCAGGATTCACCAGAACGGCGACCAGGGTGGTTTCCGCCCGGAGTTCCGGCAGCCAGAGCGAGGCTTTTTCCACGGGCAGATAGCGCTTGGATTTGGGCCAGAAATTGATGCCCAAGGCATCTGCCCCCAGGGAGATGATGTCGCGTGCCTGCTGCTCCTGGGTGATGCCACAGATTTTGATAGCGGGGTGAGTGGCAGTGTCTGGAAACATGGGCGGAAAGTGCAGATGTGGCTTTAAGGCGTCAGGAATGGGATGCGATAAAGTGGGAGAGTGAGTAAAAACTTTCCTCTTTGAGAAGCAAGTTTAACGATTCTTAAGTTTACAATTTCCCCCAAGAGGCATAAAACATGCTGAGTATGAGATTCCTGTGCAATTTGCGCGAATCTCGTGTCAGCCTGGGCACAACGCAACGACATGACTGAACTGATTTCTAAAGGAGGACCTCTGGTATGGCTACTCATGGCTTGCATGGGTTTTTCCATCGCCATTTTTCTTGAACGGCTCGCCTATTACCATCGAGTGAGCATGAATATCGGGGAGTTCCTGGCCGGGCTCGCCGCTCTGATCCGTAAGCGGAACTACGCTGAAGCTTTGCAGGAGGCGCTGGCTACGCGGGTGCCTGCCGGACGAGTTATTCATGCGGCTTTGCTTCGCCATCACGCTCCGCGTGAACAGCTCAAGGAAATCGTGCAGGAAGCGGGCCAGATGGAGGTCCCGCGGCTAGAACGTTACCTCGGCATCCTCAATGCCATTGCTCATGTCGGTCCTCTGGTTGGCCTACTGGGGACGGTCATCGGTCTGCTGGACAGTTTTACCAATCTCTCTTCCGCCAACGGCATTACCACACCTGCGGAGGTAGCACGGGGTGTTTATCAAAGCCTCATTACCTCGGCGCTCGGCCTTGTGGTGGCCATTCCCGCTTATCTTTGTTATGCCTTCCTGAGCGCCCGGTCCCGCTCGATCATGCACGACCTGGAGCGTGCAGGTGTGGAGATCGTTAACCTTATCGAGGACGCTAAAGCTACCGATAACATCGTGGAATTCCGGCAAGCCAGTGTGGAGGAGAATCATCCTCAAGTGAAAGGACGCTCGCGCGGGCAGCGTGGTTGAGTTAGAATCCTGCGGCACCCCCACCTGCCAACGATGAAGCTCGAAAGCCATCTGCCGAGGCAAAGTCCCTGGCTCTACATCACGCCGCTGCTGAATGCTATTCTGCTGCTGCTGGTGTATTTTCTGTTTAGCAGCGGTTTTGTCATCCAATCCGGCATCACGGTAGAAAAACCCCGTTCATCCAGTCGGCTCACTGGTTTTGACCGTGCTCATATCATCACCCTCGCCCCAGGGAATGAAGTGCCCATGTATTACGATGGCCGAAGGGTGAATTTCGATGAACTGACCCGACTTTTGGTGGAAGGGCGTGCGGGGGAAAGACGCGTCATCATTCACCATGACCGCCAGGCTCCCAGTGGACGCGTGGTGGAAGTCATCAATCTGGCCCAGGAGCTAGGCTATGAGGCTGCGCTTTCCACCACTCCATCGCCTGCGCCCCTGGCCCCATGAAGAAGGAACGCCTGCTCACCTTCGACTGGCACACGCATGACAGCAGCATCCTGCGCATGGGTTTTGCACTCCTGGTCACGCTCGGGGCTATCGTGAGCTTGTTTATCGTCTTTCGGGTGGTCACTCCAGAGTCACGGCAGGTGGATGTGCGTCCGCAACGCGTAATGCTGCTGAATCCAAGTGTGCCTGCGGAGCGTGCCCTGATCCATCTGGCCATGGACCGCAGCTTTGGCCTGCTGCCTTCGGAGTCTTCAGTCACCGGACCTCTGCAGGTGCTGAAGATGCCCGCCTTTACGCCTAGCTATGCCCGGCATGAACTGAGGCTGAAGCCGCTGCCCTCCGGTCTTGCGGCTAGCACGCATACGCGGCCTTTTGCCCTGGATATGGATGTTCTGCCGCCATTGCCGGATCCCGTGACGACGCCCCGCGCAGCCC
Proteins encoded in this window:
- a CDS encoding MotA/TolQ/ExbB proton channel family protein, with the translated sequence MTELISKGGPLVWLLMACMGFSIAIFLERLAYYHRVSMNIGEFLAGLAALIRKRNYAEALQEALATRVPAGRVIHAALLRHHAPREQLKEIVQEAGQMEVPRLERYLGILNAIAHVGPLVGLLGTVIGLLDSFTNLSSANGITTPAEVARGVYQSLITSALGLVVAIPAYLCYAFLSARSRSIMHDLERAGVEIVNLIEDAKATDNIVEFRQASVEENHPQVKGRSRGQRG
- a CDS encoding phosphoribosylanthranilate isomerase, whose translation is MFPDTATHPAIKICGITQEQQARDIISLGADALGINFWPKSKRYLPVEKASLWLPELRAETTLVAVLVNPDRPLLDLLIQESLVHILQLHGDESPTEVGQLLDAGAHVIKALQVRDRESLEQIGSFPCDTILLDAFNPGLYGGTGETFPWELAVIAQEQFPEKKIILSGGLTPANIREAILQTHPAGVDVASGVESAPGIKDLTMVQEFIEQARLA
- a CDS encoding zinc-dependent metalloprotease, which gives rise to MRLLLTCLVCFATFLNAAEPAPKPAPSPEPKPAPGPIPGPPPAPPEKPEVKPEPAKAPVAEKKEEKTGTKPTVTAKRKTLAEVTRGHQHITGLFEFYLDRDKGTLHLYVKKDQLGPEFIYFNQTMDGVVQAGHNRGQYGDERIFRIARTFERIEFIAENTAFYFDPQNPLSRAAKANTSHAVMASESIVADDANGYLISATNLFLRESLLMIKPIGSEGNKAVLGKLSETKTKMQKINGYPDNTAVLVEYVYENAAPSWSNDDKVKADEITDPRYVSIRVQHNLIRVPVNDFKPRFDDPRVGYFSTQVTDMTSTGSTPFRDVIHRWHLVKQKPGTKLSEPVQPIVFWIENTTPVELRDVIREATLRWNQAFETAGFKDAIVVKQQSDNATWDAGDINYNVLRWTSSPNPPFGGYGPSFVNPRTGQILGADIMLEFSFLTNRLRSQRLFTELGLASAEDETTTASSRDPHLCLDSKFAQQGLLFGNAALRLRSGTDAEMKDLTREALIKLVLHEVGHTLGLNHNFRASHLYDAVTIHQKEVTSKTGLTGSVMDYMPANIAPLGVKQGEYYITKPGPYDHWAIEYGYSEALEDPEADVKRLKKIAARSHQPELAFGNDADDMRSVGSGIDPRAMIYDMSADPVAYGSQRCELVKARLAELLTKEPRQDESWHSLTQAYITLTSESANALVAMSRYIGGVYVERAFVGQAPGTTPYVPAPKVRQEAALAAIGQYAFSPDAWSLPPDLISHLQQQRRGFDFRHEDEAPKLHERIAQLQKSLLDHFTHTDTQRRILDSALYGNEVLLPQVMSTLTTAIFTGDPAAGPNTMRQNLQSEYLDRLLKIVNSSSYLPAAQAVAFGEIERIRTILSAPPLVVTPSHALFLTYKIKRGLDQQ
- a CDS encoding ExbD/TolR family protein, with the protein product MKLESHLPRQSPWLYITPLLNAILLLLVYFLFSSGFVIQSGITVEKPRSSSRLTGFDRAHIITLAPGNEVPMYYDGRRVNFDELTRLLVEGRAGERRVIIHHDRQAPSGRVVEVINLAQELGYEAALSTTPSPAPLAP